One Phaseolus vulgaris cultivar G19833 chromosome 11, P. vulgaris v2.0, whole genome shotgun sequence genomic window carries:
- the LOC137824034 gene encoding putative E3 ubiquitin-protein ligase RING1a isoform X1 has translation MPAQKRSFPDSPHDHHRHTKHHHQEKIEEEEAQQQEEDNYESNGSDSHRPPSSPSEDNSEFVFLELLEIRKEVQCPICLGIIKKTRTVMECLHRFCRECIDKSMRLGNNECPACRTHCASRRSLRDDPNYDALIAALYPDIEKYEEEELEFREEDKNRNKLIQASIAKVVQRQSEALVKRRRETPSSFVTRSQRNQRNVLSRRQNQVIDNQGSEDNEDENDNNEKDSSSTDERCTEIRHRRRKRRIRGRPSQPSSSTASPDGGCMESDVDIRENRGISSRPLSKHQKLTWGRGGFRSHTRHGSGSGNGINSKTARSSRLAKLVDYLRNLNENTDELDVHLILLSLDKQSTPSLQQPHLCCRPILSVKHLCEYVARQTSLPIEEVEILAVKGCYSTVCDKSFDEISSFDELTTLIIDPSKDELETLQGHESLAELKSKCISQRAHLILAYRRKE, from the exons ATGCCCGCTCAGAAACGTTCTTTCCCCGATTCTCCTCACGATCACCACCGTCACACCAAACACCACCACCAAGAAAAAatcgaagaagaagaagcacaaCAACAAGAAGAGGATAATTACGAATCAAACGGTTcag ATTCTCACCGTCCTCCGTCCTCTCCCTCCGAAGACAATTCTGA ATTTGTATTTTTAGAACTTCTGGAAATACGCAAAGAAGTCCAATGTCCAATTTGCCTTG GTATTATTAAGAAGACACGAACAGTTATGGAATGCTTGCACCGGTTTTGCAGGGAATGCATTGACAAGTCGATGAGACTAGG GAACAATGAATGTCCTGCTTGTCGGACACACTGTGCCAGTCGTCGTTCTTTGAGAGATGATCCGAACTACGATGCTCTAATTGCAGCTTTATATCCTGACATCGAGAAGTACGAGGAAGAG GAGCTTGAGTTTCGTGAAGAGGACAAGAACCGCAATAAGCtg ATTCAAGCTTCAATTGCAAAAGTTGTTCAACGACAATCTGAAGCACTGGTTAAGAGACGTAGAGAGACACCTAGTTCATTTGTAACAAGATCACAGCGGAATCAACGCAATGTTCTTTCTAGGAGACAAAACCAAGTAATTGATAATCAAGGATCTGAAGATAATGAGGATGAAAATGACAATAATGAAAAGGACTCATCTTCCACAGATGAGCGATGTACAGAAATTAGGCACAGAAGGCGAAAGAGGCGGATCAGAGGTCGTCCTTCTCAGCCATCGTCATCCACAGCAAGTCCTGATGGTGGATGCATGGAAAGTGATGTGGATATAAGAGAGAATCGAGGAATTTCTTCTAGACCGTTGTCAAAACATCAAAAGCTAACTTGGGGAAGGGGTGGTTTTAGGAGTCACACACGGCATGGCAGTGGCAGTGGCAATGGTATCAATAGCAAAACTGCCCGCAGTAGCCGCTTGGCTAAGTTAGTTGATTATCTCCGTAACTTGAATGAAAACACTGATGAG TTAGATGTCCATCTCATTCTTTTGTCTCTGGACAAACAAAGTACACCAAGCTTGCAGCAGCCACACCTTTGCTGTCGACCAATTTTGTCTGTGAAGCACCTTTGTGAG TATGTTGCTCGCCAGACATCTTTGCCAATTGAAGAAGTTGAGATACTGGCAGTTAAAGGATGCTACAGTACAGTTTGTGACAAGTCATTTGATGAGATTTCATCCTTTGATGAGCTAACAACGCTGATTATAGATCCTAGCAAAGATGAACTGGAAACTTTGCAAGGGCATGAATCTTTGGCAGAACTTAAATCCAAATGCATATCTCAGAGGGCGCATTTG ATTCTGGCATACAGGCGGAAGGAGTGA
- the LOC137824034 gene encoding putative E3 ubiquitin-protein ligase RING1a isoform X2 has translation MECLHRFCRECIDKSMRLGNNECPACRTHCASRRSLRDDPNYDALIAALYPDIEKYEEEELEFREEDKNRNKLIQASIAKVVQRQSEALVKRRRETPSSFVTRSQRNQRNVLSRRQNQVIDNQGSEDNEDENDNNEKDSSSTDERCTEIRHRRRKRRIRGRPSQPSSSTASPDGGCMESDVDIRENRGISSRPLSKHQKLTWGRGGFRSHTRHGSGSGNGINSKTARSSRLAKLVDYLRNLNENTDELDVHLILLSLDKQSTPSLQQPHLCCRPILSVKHLCEYVARQTSLPIEEVEILAVKGCYSTVCDKSFDEISSFDELTTLIIDPSKDELETLQGHESLAELKSKCISQRAHLILAYRRKE, from the exons ATGGAATGCTTGCACCGGTTTTGCAGGGAATGCATTGACAAGTCGATGAGACTAGG GAACAATGAATGTCCTGCTTGTCGGACACACTGTGCCAGTCGTCGTTCTTTGAGAGATGATCCGAACTACGATGCTCTAATTGCAGCTTTATATCCTGACATCGAGAAGTACGAGGAAGAG GAGCTTGAGTTTCGTGAAGAGGACAAGAACCGCAATAAGCtg ATTCAAGCTTCAATTGCAAAAGTTGTTCAACGACAATCTGAAGCACTGGTTAAGAGACGTAGAGAGACACCTAGTTCATTTGTAACAAGATCACAGCGGAATCAACGCAATGTTCTTTCTAGGAGACAAAACCAAGTAATTGATAATCAAGGATCTGAAGATAATGAGGATGAAAATGACAATAATGAAAAGGACTCATCTTCCACAGATGAGCGATGTACAGAAATTAGGCACAGAAGGCGAAAGAGGCGGATCAGAGGTCGTCCTTCTCAGCCATCGTCATCCACAGCAAGTCCTGATGGTGGATGCATGGAAAGTGATGTGGATATAAGAGAGAATCGAGGAATTTCTTCTAGACCGTTGTCAAAACATCAAAAGCTAACTTGGGGAAGGGGTGGTTTTAGGAGTCACACACGGCATGGCAGTGGCAGTGGCAATGGTATCAATAGCAAAACTGCCCGCAGTAGCCGCTTGGCTAAGTTAGTTGATTATCTCCGTAACTTGAATGAAAACACTGATGAG TTAGATGTCCATCTCATTCTTTTGTCTCTGGACAAACAAAGTACACCAAGCTTGCAGCAGCCACACCTTTGCTGTCGACCAATTTTGTCTGTGAAGCACCTTTGTGAG TATGTTGCTCGCCAGACATCTTTGCCAATTGAAGAAGTTGAGATACTGGCAGTTAAAGGATGCTACAGTACAGTTTGTGACAAGTCATTTGATGAGATTTCATCCTTTGATGAGCTAACAACGCTGATTATAGATCCTAGCAAAGATGAACTGGAAACTTTGCAAGGGCATGAATCTTTGGCAGAACTTAAATCCAAATGCATATCTCAGAGGGCGCATTTG ATTCTGGCATACAGGCGGAAGGAGTGA
- the LOC137837867 gene encoding secreted RxLR effector protein 161-like: MESCKEASTPLSSSCYMDADAAGKEVDQTKYRGLIGSLLYLTTSRPDIMFVVCFCARYQANPKESHFKAAKRILKYLKGTTNVGLWHPSYSPIHLIGYSDSDFVGCKLDRKSISDTCHLLGSSFIYWHSKKQACVALSTAEAKYIAAGSCCAQVLWLKQQLADFGLKINKVPLLCDNTSVINLTKN, encoded by the coding sequence ATGGAGAGTTGCAAGGAAGCTAGCACACCTCTGTCTTCAAGTTGTtatatggatgcagatgctgctggaaaagaggtagatcaaacaaaatatagaggcTTAATTGGTTCTTTACTCTATCTCACAACAAGTAGACCGGATATCATGTTTGTCGTATGTTTTTgcgcaagatatcaagcaaatccaaaggaatctcaCTTCAAGGCTGCCAAAAGAATTctcaaatatctcaaaggaactaCCAATGTTGGTCTATGGCATCCTTCTTACTCACCtatacatttaattggatattcagattctgactttgtaGGATGTAAGCTGGACCGAAAAAGCATAAGTGAcacttgtcatcttcttggatcAAGTTTCATTTATTGGCATAGtaagaaacaagcttgtgtagctctttccactgcagAAGCTAAATACATTGCTGCTGGGAGCTGTTGTGCACAAGTTCTTTGGCTTAAACAGCAGCTTGCAGATTTTGGATTGAAGATTAACAAGGTTCCTTTGctttgtgacaacacaagtgttataaatctcaccaaaaattag